Part of the Canis aureus isolate CA01 chromosome 3, VMU_Caureus_v.1.0, whole genome shotgun sequence genome, GGCTacataaaaaatagttaaaaatgccGCACAACCAAACCCACCACAAGTAAAGCCAAACAACTAACAACTGACCTCAGAGCAAGGTCAGTTTCTCTACCAAGAGCTCCTACAAAATAAGTAAGACCAAGGGCCCCAAAGAACGGGCGACCCGTGAAGACAGACACGCGGCTCTTCCCCGGGAACAGACGGGCCTTCGCTGGAGCGACAACAGCTGCAGACTGAGTCCCTGTCACCCAGGGGCGGAGTCGGAGGCCCGGGCTGGGAGGGCCGCTGGGGACCCTTTCTCCTCCCCTGGTGGTCCCGCCGGTGCAAGGGCCTCCCCGCCTTCTCCACCCGGGCTGCGTTTTCGAGGCCCTGTTGTGTGGAGGCTCCTTGCTGGTCTTCCCCGAGGGGCCAAGGCCGAGCTGCAGCGCCTCCCGGTGATGGGGTGAGCTAGGGACCCGCCCAGGCCCTGAGCCACCGCAAGTgctgcgcggggggggggggggggggcccaccgtccttctcccctctgtcttctcccctcccttccctccctccatcccctctccccctccccccctcttctcccctcctcctccctcccctctacctgccttcccacctccattcttttctctctctctctctctttttaaaaaattttatttatttgtttattcatgagagacacacatagagaggcagagacccaggcagagggagaagcaggctccatgcagggagcctgatgcgggactcgatcctgggtctccaggatcatgccctgggccgaaggtggcgctgaTCCGCTgggccatccgggctgccctcccgCCCCCTTCTGCACCGAGAGCCTGGTCTgtgcggggaggggaggctcaGCCCCTGGCCGCAGGCCCCTCGGGGTCTCACCCCAGGGCAGACGGTGCGCCTCTGATGGGGGAGGATGGCAGAGGTGCTGGCGTGGTCTTTCTTTGGGAATCTGGGACCCGTGCTGCTGTGGCGCCCCTCACCACAGCCTGTTCCCGGTGCTGGTCCGTCCCTGCCCTCacctgggaccccctcccccccgggtGGGGGCCCTGGCCTGGCGGGGATGGCACACAGGCCTCAGCACTGCCCCATGTTGCACGGCCTGCATCTCTTTTCCAGGGGCCTGCAGCTCGCACAGTGCACGTGCTCAGGTGTCGCGGGCGCGACGTCTCTCCCTGCTGGGTGCCCCAGTGACCAGCCAGAGGCGCGGCCAGGGACCCCAGGACGggagggtggggagctggggctCATGGTGGAAGGAGCCTCCTGGTGGCCTGGAGCAAGAGCCCCCTGACGCACACCTCCCCTCCCGCCCTGGGCCCTGGTGGGTGACCGCATTCTCAGGTCCCGGGCCAGCAGATTGTCATTTCCCCGTGAGAACTGCATCCTGTCAGCGTCTGTCTTCCTGAATGGACCAGCATCGGCTCTGGCTCGGTGTCACGGAGTCTCGTGGAAACACCCGCCCTCCTCCCGAGGCCTCTGTGCAGGAACGTCCAAGGTGAGAGGCCCTCGGGCTGCAGGGCTGACCCCTTGTCCTGTCCCAACGGCGGGCGGGCCCGTGGCCCGTCTGCTCTGACCCCGACCCCGTGTCTGTGCAGGAGGCTCCCTCGCCCCCCCACATGCAGTTCTTCCAGCCCAGGCCCCATTCCCGTTCCCCTGTGGGGCAGCTGGCAGTGGGGCAGGTGACATCTGCGGGCGGCTGAGAGACCGGCTTCCAGGGCTCCCTGAGCCCACGCGGGAAGAGTCTTGGCTCGCTCGGCGCCCTGACGACAGACGGGCGTCTCACTGCAGCTTCCTGGAgcgaccagagtccccaggaaaGCAGTCGTTGACAACCGGCGAGCCAGGAGCCCGCCAAGCATACGGCgcctcctccaccccttctggcgTCACCCCCCCCTCCCGGCGGCTGCACAGACGGCCCCCAGCCCTGCGTCTgcagcctgccctcctcccccttgcatggagcccgggCCCTGCGGGCGAGCGAGCAGGGCCCAGGGGCACAAGGAGGGACGGGTCAGCTCCTCTCCGCCCTTCCCCTCGACAAGTCGGGGCTGCGTCCCTGCACATGCTGCTGGGGATGAGGGGTGCTCTGTGGGGGGGCTCCAAGTGGCGAGGTGCTGCCCAGCGCCCCTGTCATCCCCCCCCCCAGCCGCCGCCAGCccggccctgcctgccccccgaCCCCAGCTTCGGATGTCCCCCAGGCCCTCAGGAGCCCGGGAACGATggtgtggggggtggtggggtgcaGTCCTGTTGGAACGACAGTCAGTGGCTTCTAGGAACCCAATGGTTTCGTGACAGGTGCCCTGGAGGCACAGCACCCCGGGTGTGTGGGCCGCGGGACGGAGGGCTCCCTGAGCCGGGCCGGAGCCCCGGGTGGGACCCCGGGTGGGACCCACCTGGCAGTGGTGCAGCTCGGGGAGACTGAGCAGTGGAACGGACGGCGGCAGCAGCAGATTCTGGGTCTTTCCTCCCCTCCTACTTCTGGATTGTGCGCTCCGGAAAAGGGCCCCCATGCTGGGAGGCGGAGGGGGTGCTGAGCAtcctgggagggggcaggggggtgctGAGCATCCCGGGGCAGGGtcgggggtggggttgggagccTCAGGTGCTGTCGTCCAGCACCCGCCTGGGGCTCGAtgccagccccctgcctggtatCGGCCGGTGAGCATGGGCCTGCCTCAGGCATCCCGAGATGTGGGCCTCGGACCCCACCCACCTCTGGGGTGGGCCGGCCCGAGTTGGCACCTGTGGCCAATCGCTGTGGGCCATGAGCGAGACGCGGAATGACAGCGCTGTGCCAGAGGCTGGACAGGGGTCCACTTGAGAccctgcctgctgctgctgctgtgacgTGGGGCCGGTCCCTTTGCCTGTCTGTGCTTGTGTCCCTGTTCCTGAACACACAGCCAAGGATGGGACCCGTGTCATCAGCCGGTGGTGACGATGGGCGGGCCGATGCCGGTGGAGGCTTTGGACGGTGCAGGGCTGTGGGGGGCAGATCCATCACCGTTGGCCTTGTGGGGGAAGGCCTGGGGAGTGCGGAGAGGGGTGGCTGTCGTGAGCGTCGGGTTGGTGCAGTCGGGGCCTCCATCTGGAATGGGGGATGGCGACCATCAGTCTTTTCCCCTCAGGCCCGAGGGTGTGCGCGTGCTCTTGGAGGGCAGGGCCCCCGACATGCAGGACCGTGCCAGCAGCATACACCTGCCCGCCCCACAAATTAACCGCGAGTCTCTGAAACCTACTTAAATAAGGACTTTCCTTCGGCCTCCCCCAGGGGAGTGCAGAGCGGGAGTGAGGCTGCCGTCCTGCTGAGCACCCCCATCTCCAAGGGCCCG contains:
- the LOC144311575 gene encoding uncharacterized protein LOC144311575, producing the protein MQPAGPARPRSPAQASRTRLPAAALGGRGQGAGFPTRNRGALAKWPPWAVPAAPGRSRASRLSFPRENCILSASVFLNGPASALARCHGVSWKHPPSSRGLCAGTSKEAPSPPHMQFFQPRPHSRSPVGQLAVGQVTSAGG